Below is a window of Anaeromyxobacter diazotrophicus DNA.
CTGAAACCCGCCTTCGCGGCGGAGCTGCGACGGGAACTCTCGGCGCTCGGGCTGCCGGGCGTTCGCGTGCTCGCCCGCGGGCAGCAGCTGGAGTGGACATCGGGGCGGCGCGTCCCGAGCCGAGGAGTCTCCTAATGGCCTGGTTCTCGAAGACGAAGAAGCTCTCCCGCTCCGGCGACGGCGCGCCGCAGGAGGGCCCCCAGCCCGCCGGCAAGGGCGAGGCGGTCTGGCGGCGCTGCGACGGCTGCGCCGAGGTGGTCTACACGCAGGACTGGGAGCGGCACTGGAACACCTGCCCGCTCTGCGGCCACCACGATCCGCTGCCGGTGCTGCGGCGCCTGGAGATGATCTTCGACCCGGGCAGCTTCCAGGAGCTCGACCGCGATCTGACGCCCCAGGACCCGCTCGGCTTCGTCGACGCCAAGAAGTACAAGGACCGCCTCAAGAGCACCGCCAAGAACACCGGGATGAAGGACGCCTTCATCTCGGGCGTGGGCACCATCGAGGGGCGCGAGGTGTCGGTGGGGAGCTTCGCCTTCGAGTTCATGGGCGGCTCCATGGGCTCGGTCGTGGGCGAGAAGGTCACGCGCGTCTTCGACCGCGCCTACGAGCGCAAGCTGCCGGCGGTGGTCTTCAGCTCGACCGGCGGCGCCCGCATGCAGGAGGGCATCTTCTCGCTCATGCAGATGGCGAAGACCTCGGCCGCGCTGAACCGCTTCCGGTCGATCCACAAGCCCTACGTCTCGGTCATGCTCCACCCCACCACCGGCGGGGTGGCGGCCAGCTTCGCCTGGCTGGGGGACGTGATCCTGGCCGAGCCCAAGGCCCTCATCGGCTTCGCCGGGCCGCGCGTGATCGAGCAGACCATCCGCGAGAAGCTTCCCCCGGGCTTCCAGCGCTCCGAGTTCCTGCTCGACCACGGCATGATCGACGCGATCGTGAAGCGCCCCGAGATGCGCGCCCGCCTCGGGCAGCTGCTCGGGCTCCTGGCGTGACCTGACGCAGGGGCGGGGGCGCAGCCCTCGACCGAGATGGATCCGCACCGCTACCTCGCCTCGCTCCAGCCGCTGGCCATCCGCCTCGGCCTCGAGCGGATGGAGCGCGCCCTCGACGCGCTCGGCCGCCCGGACCGCGCCCTGCGCGTCCTGCACGTGGCCGGCACGAACGGGAAGGGCTCCACCTGCGCCATGGCGGCGGCGGCGCTCCAGGCGGCCGGCCACCGCACCGGCCTCTACACCTCGCCCCACCTCGTCCGCTTCAACGAGCGGATCGCGGTGGACGGCGCGCCGGTGGACGACGCGGCGCTGGCGCGGCTCGTGGGCGAGGTGCGCCGGGCCTGCCCGTGGCACGAGGCGGGCGGCGAGGGCGAGCGGCTCACCTACTTCGAGTTCGCGACCGCGCTGGCGCTCCTCCACTTCGCCGAGCAGGGCCTCGGGGCGGCGGTGCTGGAGGTGGGCCTCGGGGGGCGCTTCGACGCCACCAACGCCGTCCGCCCGCTCGCCTGCGCCGTGAGCCGGATCGGGCTCGACCACACCGCGCTCCTCGGCGAGACGCTCGACGCCATCGCGCGCGAGAAGGGCGGCATCTTCAAGGCGGGCGTCCCGGCGGTGGTCGCGCACGACCAGCCGCCCGAGGCGCTGGCGGCGCTGCGCGCCGAGGCGGCGCGGCGCGGCGCGCCGCTCGCGGTGGCGGCGGCCGGCTACCCCGGTCCGCTGGCGCTGGCCGGGCCGCACCAGCAGGCGAACGCGGCCCTGGCCGCCGCGGCGCTGCGACTCCTCGACGGGGCGGGGCTCCCGGTGCCCGAGGAGGCGATCGCGCGGGGCCTCGCCACCGCCCGCTGGCCGGGGCGGCTCGAGACGGTGGGGGGCGTGCTGCTCGACGGCGCGCACAACCCGGACGGCGCCGCGGCGCTCGCGGCGGCGCTGCCCGTCCTCCACCCCGGGCGCCCGGTCGAGCTCGTCTTCGGCGTGCTGGCCGACAAGGATCACGCGCGCATCCTCCACGCGCTCGCCCCCGCCGTCCGAGCGCTCCACCTCGTCGCGCCGCGCTCCCCGCGCGCGCGGGCGCCGGACACGTACCGCGACCTCGCGGCGCGCCTGGTGGCGCGCGTCGACGCGCACGCCAGCGCGGCCGAGGCGATCGCCTGCGCGCGCCGCGCCGCCGCGGACGGCGCGGTCGTCTGCGTGGCGGGGTCGCTCTACCTGGTGGGCGAGGCGCGCGGGCTGCTCGCGGGCGAGCCGGCGGCGGCCGACCCGGGGTAGGGCCGCTACCGCCCGCGCCGGGCGCGGCGCGGCGAGGCGTCGTCGAGGAGCGGCGACTGCACCTCGGCGTAGCCTTCGGGGATGGCGAAGCGGTCCGCCGGCACGCGGGTGCGCTCGAGCTTCACCAGCCGGTGCACCGAGGTGCGCTTCCCGTCCGCGCCGAGGTGCTCCAGCACCGCCGGGAAGCCCGGCGCGCGCGCCAGCTCCTCGCCCATCCAGCGGGCGGCGCCGGGGCGCGAGCGCCCTCCGGACGCGGCCGCGGTGAACCCCTCGAAGAACCGCCCCAGCTCGAGGAAGGCGGCCAGATCGTCCCGGGTGGCGGCGCGCGCGCTCCACGGGATGAAGCATCCCTCCTCGTCGCGGCGCCCGTCGCGGAGCACCCGGTAGCGCTGGCAGGCGAAGCCCGCCACCTCCTCGCCCCCGCCGAGCGGCTCGAAGCGGATGTCGCGCTGCTTCGCCGGGGTGGCCTGGCGCTTCGCCAGCGCCGCCTCCGCCCGCGCGCGCTGCTCGGGGGGCAGCTGCGCCAGCATCTTCTGGAGCCGGGCCGAGAGCTCCTGGCCCTGCGCCTCGGTCATGACGCGGTAGGTGCGCGAGGAAGGATCCACCTCCACCAGGTGGTGCGCGTCGCCGTCGAAGAGGGTGAGGTGCGCCGCCTCCTCGCCCTGCCGCGGGTGCTCCACCCGCAGCTTCTTGCCCTCGATGGAGGTGACGGAGGTGCGCCCGTCACCGTCGGTCATGGTCACCACGAGCCCGGCCCGGGCCGGCGAGGCGGCGGCGAGCGCGAGCGCGGCCGCGGCGGCGTTCCAGCGGATCATGTCGGTCCCTCCTCCGCGATGGACGCGGCGAGGCGCCCAGTGTGAGCGGCCGCGGGCGCCCGATCGAGCGGACGCCCCTTCGCGGAACCGGGCGGGCGGGCAGGCCCTCCAGCGGCCGCGGGCCCCGGCGAGGGTCCACCTGAAGGGCGCGACGCCTGGGCGCGGGGCACCCCGATGCGCAACTTGCGAGCAGTGCGCCAGCTCCACCTCGACCCCGGCACCGCGGGCCCGCCGACGCCTCGGCTGGACGCGGTGGACTGGGAGCGCCTCCACCGCAAGAGCCGGTACGAGGTGAGGACCCGCGACGGGTGGACGCTGGTGGTGACCCGCTTCCAGCCGCTGCCGCAGCGCTTCGCGCAGCCCATCTTCGGGGAGCCGCTGCTGCTCGTGCACGGCTTCTCCCAGAACCGCCACGCCTGGACGAGCGGCGGGTTCGTGAAGCACATGCTGTCCTACGGGGCGGACGTGCACGTGCTCGAGCTGCGCGGCCACGGGCTCTCCTCGGTGGCGCTGCAGCGCGCGCGCGCCGCGGCCGCCGGCGGCCCCTGTCCGGACGACCTCGACTACGGCTGGGACATCGACAGCTACTTCCTCGAGGACGTCCCCGCCGCCATCGCGGCGGTGAAGCGGCTCACCGGGCGCGAGTCGATCTTCTACTGCGGCCACTCGATGGGCGGCATGCTCGGTTACGGCTACGCGTCGCTCGGCCGGGACCTGGCCGGGCTCGTCACCATCGGCGCCCCCGGCGACCCGGGGAAGGGGTACCTGCCGCTGCGGCTGCTCGCGCACCTGGGGCCCACGCTCGAGCTCGCGGTCGACGCGGCGCTGCTCGCGCGGTGGGGCCGGAGCTGGGCGGGCTGGCGCGCGCGCGAGGGGCTCCGGCGCGGGCTCGAGCACGCCCCGTGGGCGGCCGCGAGGCTGGCGGGGCTGCTCGGGGCGCGCACGCGGCCCGAGCGGCGGCGCTTCCAGTACTACCCGATGGATCTCCTCCTGCGCCGGCTCGAGCGCGCGCTCGCGAACCCGCGCGCGTTCGAGGCGTGGGAGCGGCTGGCGCGCCACCACGCCTTCCTCGCCAACCCCGCGCAGATGACCATCGACGAGGTCCGCTGGCTCCTGCGCGAGGGCGGCGATCGCGAGCCGCGCCGGGTGGTGGCGCAGCTGGCGCGCTGGATCCGCTCCGGCGAGCTCAAGTGCTACCGCACCGGCTACGACTTCCGCGCGCACTTCGCCGACATCCGCGTACCGATGGCGATCATCTTCGGGGATCTCGATCCGCTCGCCAGCATCGCCTCCACCCAGGAGGTCTACCGCGCGGCGCGCAGCGAGTACCTCCTCTGGCGCCCGGTGAAGGGGAACAGCCACCTGGAGCTGACGATCGGGCGCGACGTCCGCCAGATCTCCTTCGACGTGAAGAACCTCATCGAGTTCGCCCGGAAGTTCCCCCTCTCGGCGGGGGCCCAGCCGCCCGCCCGCGGGGGCGTCGGCGAAGCGGCGACTCAGACACACATCCGCGTAACCTGACGCCTTTTTAGCGGTGAGCCGACCTGCCGTGCTATCGTGCGCCCGACCTCCGACCGGAGCGTACGATGCGTCTTCTTGCCTTGCTGCTCAGTGCTCTCACCGCCGCAACCGCCCTCCCGGCCTGGGCGGCGGATGGGGCGAACGTCGTCACCCGGGTCGAGGTGAAGGCGCAGGGGACCGGGACGACCGTCGTCATCCACGGCTCCCGCCCGCCGAACTTCACGACGTTCTCCATGGTCGATCCGCCGCGGTTCGTGATCGACCTGGCGGAGAGCACGCTGCAGGGCGTCCCCGAGGACGCGGCGGTGGACGACGGCACCGTGCACCTCGTGAAGGCGCTCAACTACGGGACCGGCGAGAGCGCGATCGCCCGCATCATGATCGCGTTCCAGCGCGAGGTCGAGCCGCCCGATCTGCAGGCGTCGGGCAACGATCTCGTGGTGAAGGTGGGCAAGCCCGTGGCGGCGCCGGCGGACGTCGCGTCGGCCCCCGCCGCTCCCGCGCCCGCTCCCGCTCCCGCCGCGCCCGCCGCGCCCGCTCCCGCGGCTGAGCCGGCTGCGCCTCCCGTCGCACCGGCCGTCGCCGCGGCCGGCGCCGCCGTCGCCGCGGCCGCCGGCGTTGCCCCGGTGGTGGCGGGCGCGACGGACGACTCCGATCGCGCGCGGCGCGCGGAGCTGGAGCGCCAGGAGCGGGAGAACAACGAGGTCCGGGCGTGGAAGGAGGCGCGGCGGCTGGAGGAGGCGCGCCGCGCCGCCGACGACACGGCGCAGGTGACGCAGCTCTCGGCCGCCGCCCAGGCGCAGGAAGAGGCGAAGAAGCAGGCCGAAGCCGAGCACAGCGAGCGCGCCGCCGCCGAGGCGCGCGTGCACGTCGCCGAGGCGAAGGTGGCGCGCCTGTCGGCCCTCGGCGAGCCCGTCCCCGCCGAGGACGCCAGGGCGCTCGCCGAGGCGCGCCAGGCGCTCGCCGAGCTCGAGGGGCACCTCGCGCCCGCGCCGGCCGCCGCGGCGGTCGCGGCGGCGCCGGCCGTCGAACCCCCCCCGGCCGTCGCGGCGGCGCCCGCCGTCGAGGCCGCCCCGGCCGTCGCGCCGTCGCCCGCCGTCGAGGTCGCGCCGACCGTCGCGGCCGCGCCCATCGCGCCGGCGGCCCCCGAGGCGCAGGTGCCCGCCCCGGCGGCGCCGGAGCCCGCGGCCGCAGCCGCCCTCGCGGCGGAGCCCGTCGCCCCGGAGGCGGTCGCCGCCGGCGCCGCGGCCGGGACCGCGGCCGGGATCGCGGCGGTCGCGGCGAAGCCGGACGACGAGCCGGCCAAGCCCGAGGCGAAGCCCGCGCTCTCGAAGAAGGAGCGCCAGGCGCTCGCGAAGCGCGAGGCCGCCGAGAAGCGCAAGGCGGCGCAGGAGGCGAAGCTCGCCGCGAAGCGCGAGGCCGCCGAGAAGCGGAAGGCCGAGCAGCAGGCGAAGCTTTTGGCGAAGCGCGAGGCGGCCGAGAAGAGAAAGGCCGAGCTCGACGCCCGGCGGGCGGCCCAGGCCGCCCTGGCGGCGGAGAAGCCGCGCGAGGTGCGCGAGGTCGGCTTCCGGCAGCTCGCCTCGGCGTCGCGCGTCTTCGTGCGCCTCTCCGGCGAGCCCCGCTTCCACATCGTGGAGGCGAGCGACAAGCTCATCCGCGTCGAGCTGCCCAACACCCGCGTGGTGCGCCGCAACGACGCGCGCTTCCTCGACACGTCCTTCTTCCCCGGCGCGGTGGCGATGGTCACGCCCCGCCCGCACGGCTCGACGACGGTCGTCGAGATCGCGCTCAAGGAGAAGGTCGCCTACCAGCAGAAGGTCGAGGGCGACGTGCTGGCCCTCGACTTCGAGCAGCCCGCCCCCAAGACGGCCGCGGCGCCTTAGCGCGGCGGGTTCGTAGTAGGCTGCGCGGCGCTTGCTCGCCGCTCTCCTCGCCGTCGCCCTCGCCGCCGGCCCTGCCGAGGCGCCTCCGCTCGAGGTCCTCGAGGCGGAGCAGGTCGACTACGACGTCGCCACCGGCCGCGGCGTCGCGCGCGGCGGGGTGCTGCTGCGCCGGGGGGCGGTGCTCCTCCGCTCCGAGACGGCCGCCTACGACACCCGCACCGGCGAGGTGGACGCGGCGGGCTCGGTGCTCCTCACCGAGCCCGGGCGCGCGGTGGCGGCGGCCCGCATGCACCTCGTGCTCGACGGCCCGTACGCCGCCCGCGAGGTGGTCGCGTTCCTGAAGAACGCCCCGCTCGACCTCTCCACGTGCCGGACGCTCGACGAGGCGCGCGGGAGGGGATTGAACCGCCTCACGCTGCGCGGCGGCGAGGTGCACGGCGAGAGCGGCGAGCCCGACTTCGAGATCGAGCACGCGCGCATCACCCTCTGCGACTGCGGTACCGAGCCGCCCTCGTGGGAGATCCGCGCGCACCACGCGGACGTGCTGCCCGGGAAGCGCGCCTGGCTCAGCTGGCCCGTCATCTTCATCACCCCGCGGCTGCCGCTCGTCGGCGGCGTC
It encodes the following:
- the accD gene encoding acetyl-CoA carboxylase, carboxyltransferase subunit beta; the encoded protein is MAWFSKTKKLSRSGDGAPQEGPQPAGKGEAVWRRCDGCAEVVYTQDWERHWNTCPLCGHHDPLPVLRRLEMIFDPGSFQELDRDLTPQDPLGFVDAKKYKDRLKSTAKNTGMKDAFISGVGTIEGREVSVGSFAFEFMGGSMGSVVGEKVTRVFDRAYERKLPAVVFSSTGGARMQEGIFSLMQMAKTSAALNRFRSIHKPYVSVMLHPTTGGVAASFAWLGDVILAEPKALIGFAGPRVIEQTIREKLPPGFQRSEFLLDHGMIDAIVKRPEMRARLGQLLGLLA
- a CDS encoding bifunctional folylpolyglutamate synthase/dihydrofolate synthase gives rise to the protein MDPHRYLASLQPLAIRLGLERMERALDALGRPDRALRVLHVAGTNGKGSTCAMAAAALQAAGHRTGLYTSPHLVRFNERIAVDGAPVDDAALARLVGEVRRACPWHEAGGEGERLTYFEFATALALLHFAEQGLGAAVLEVGLGGRFDATNAVRPLACAVSRIGLDHTALLGETLDAIAREKGGIFKAGVPAVVAHDQPPEALAALRAEAARRGAPLAVAAAGYPGPLALAGPHQQANAALAAAALRLLDGAGLPVPEEAIARGLATARWPGRLETVGGVLLDGAHNPDGAAALAAALPVLHPGRPVELVFGVLADKDHARILHALAPAVRALHLVAPRSPRARAPDTYRDLAARLVARVDAHASAAEAIACARRAAADGAVVCVAGSLYLVGEARGLLAGEPAAADPG
- a CDS encoding DUF4412 domain-containing protein, with translation MIRWNAAAAALALAAASPARAGLVVTMTDGDGRTSVTSIEGKKLRVEHPRQGEEAAHLTLFDGDAHHLVEVDPSSRTYRVMTEAQGQELSARLQKMLAQLPPEQRARAEAALAKRQATPAKQRDIRFEPLGGGEEVAGFACQRYRVLRDGRRDEEGCFIPWSARAATRDDLAAFLELGRFFEGFTAAASGGRSRPGAARWMGEELARAPGFPAVLEHLGADGKRTSVHRLVKLERTRVPADRFAIPEGYAEVQSPLLDDASPRRARRGR
- a CDS encoding alpha/beta fold hydrolase, producing MRQLHLDPGTAGPPTPRLDAVDWERLHRKSRYEVRTRDGWTLVVTRFQPLPQRFAQPIFGEPLLLVHGFSQNRHAWTSGGFVKHMLSYGADVHVLELRGHGLSSVALQRARAAAAGGPCPDDLDYGWDIDSYFLEDVPAAIAAVKRLTGRESIFYCGHSMGGMLGYGYASLGRDLAGLVTIGAPGDPGKGYLPLRLLAHLGPTLELAVDAALLARWGRSWAGWRAREGLRRGLEHAPWAAARLAGLLGARTRPERRRFQYYPMDLLLRRLERALANPRAFEAWERLARHHAFLANPAQMTIDEVRWLLREGGDREPRRVVAQLARWIRSGELKCYRTGYDFRAHFADIRVPMAIIFGDLDPLASIASTQEVYRAARSEYLLWRPVKGNSHLELTIGRDVRQISFDVKNLIEFARKFPLSAGAQPPARGGVGEAATQTHIRVT
- a CDS encoding AMIN domain-containing protein; this encodes MLLSALTAATALPAWAADGANVVTRVEVKAQGTGTTVVIHGSRPPNFTTFSMVDPPRFVIDLAESTLQGVPEDAAVDDGTVHLVKALNYGTGESAIARIMIAFQREVEPPDLQASGNDLVVKVGKPVAAPADVASAPAAPAPAPAPAAPAAPAPAAEPAAPPVAPAVAAAGAAVAAAAGVAPVVAGATDDSDRARRAELERQERENNEVRAWKEARRLEEARRAADDTAQVTQLSAAAQAQEEAKKQAEAEHSERAAAEARVHVAEAKVARLSALGEPVPAEDARALAEARQALAELEGHLAPAPAAAAVAAAPAVEPPPAVAAAPAVEAAPAVAPSPAVEVAPTVAAAPIAPAAPEAQVPAPAAPEPAAAAALAAEPVAPEAVAAGAAAGTAAGIAAVAAKPDDEPAKPEAKPALSKKERQALAKREAAEKRKAAQEAKLAAKREAAEKRKAEQQAKLLAKREAAEKRKAELDARRAAQAALAAEKPREVREVGFRQLASASRVFVRLSGEPRFHIVEASDKLIRVELPNTRVVRRNDARFLDTSFFPGAVAMVTPRPHGSTTVVEIALKEKVAYQQKVEGDVLALDFEQPAPKTAAAP